GCCGTCCCCGAAGACTCCCGGGGAGCCGGCGCGAACCAGTCCCGCCTCGCCCGCGATCTCCTGACACATGCGATACGTCGCGACAGTCGATTCCGTTCCCGCGAATTTCACGCCGCTCGCCTCGCCCGGAGCCAGTCGGCCCGCCCCCACGTCGGCCACCAAACGCCAGCTGAGCAGGCGATTCGCCGCCAGCCGGGCATGCGCCTCGGCGGCCCGCAGCCGTACCCACGGCTCATCGATCCGGCGTCGCAGATTCACCGGATCGGGTGTACGGGCCGCCGTGAGCGCGGCGGTGAGGAACTCCTCGGCCTGCATGCCGAGGGCTGCGAGCGCGACCCGCTCATGGTTGAGCTGGCCGGTGATCAGCGACCAGCCCTCGTTCTCCGCGCCGACCAGGTTCCCGGCCGGGACGCGGACGCCGTCGTAGTAGGTGGCCGTCGTCGCCTGCCCGCCCACCGTCTCGATCGGCGTCCAGGAGAACCCGGGTGCGTCGGTCGGGACGAGGAGGACGGAGATGCCCCGGTGCCGGGGTGCCTCGGGGGCGGTGCGGCAGGCGAGCCAGATCCAGTCGGCGTGCTGGGCGCCCGAGGTGAAGATCTTCTGCCCGTCGATCCGCCAGCCGTCGCCCTCGCGCACGGCGCGGGTGCGCAGCGAGGCCAGGTCGGTGCCGGCGGAGGGCTCGGTGTAGCCGATCGCGAAGACGGCCACGCCGCTGAGGATACGGGGCAGGAAATGAGCCTTCTGCGCCTCGCTGCCGTATCGCATGAGGGTGGGGCCGACGGTGTTGAGCGTGACCATGGAGACCGGGGCGCCGGCCCGGTGCGCCTCGTCGAAGAACACGAACTGCTCGTCCGCGCCCCGGCCCTGGCCGCCGTACTCGACCGGCCAGCCGATCCCCAGCCAGCCATCGGCTCCGATGCGGCGCAACAGGGCGCGGGGGTCGGCCGGTTCGCGGGCGTGGGCGGATTCACCGGGGTCCGGCAGCACATCACGGAAGTAGGCGCGGAGTTCGGCGCGCAGACGCTGCTGCCGCTCCGTGGGGGCGAGGTGCACGGCGGGGGCCCTCCCGGCCTCGCGTACCTGACAGGGACAGTTTCTGACTGTCCGTCAGATATTGGCGGGTGTCAAGGTCGGCCACCGTCACCGGGGTCCGCCACCAGGGAACGGATACCGCACAAACGCCTGCGCGGCGGCACCGAAGTACCGCCGCGCAGACGTGTTACGACCCCGAAGCGCTCCCCACGAGGACCCTCCTCACCAAGAGGAGCCTCGTCCGGGGGTCACCACAGGTGGGTGAAGTCGACGGCCACGTTCTCGTTGCCCTGCTGGATGGGTGCGAACGCGGAGTTGTTGGCCTGGGCGGTGCTGCTCTGGTTCGAGGCACCGTTGCCGACCGCGTTCTGCTGCGTGGTGGACGAGTTGCCGAAGTTGTCGTGGCCGACTCCGCTGCCGATGACGCCCGCCACACCGGTGTTGGCGCTCGATCCGTTGCCCGCGAAGGAGCCGTTGTCGGCGGCCGCCACGCCACTGAAGAGTGCGGCTGCGAGCGGGAGAGCGGCGACGACGGCGAGTACGCGGGCGGTACGGATGGTTGCCATGTTGTTCCTCCAGAACCAAGAATTCGGCGGCCCTAGGGCCGGAACTGCGTGAAGTACGGCTTGTGTCAAGGCAGTTGGCCGACCGCTCTGACTTTGTGGGCGACGTCGCGAGATCAGAGTTGCCCACCGAATCCCCGGCGAACCGCCCCGGAAGCCGCGATTAGCACGCAAGCGTGATGACAAGTCGATAAACCTCTATCGCCATCTTTTGCCATCTGCCGCCTCAGGAGGGATCAGGAGGTTCTTTCACTCCTCAAGCGGCACAAAGGGTGAATCGTTCCGTCGCATATCCGGCCATTTTCCCCGCGCCTGGCGCGTCGCCGCGGGATCCCTCTTTCTTTTTTCGAACGTACGTACGAACATGGAGCCATGGCCACCTCCGACCGGCAGGCCACGACGCTGGCCCTCGCACACGCCCTGTCAGCCGCCGAACGCGGCCTGGCCGTCATCCCCCTGTCCCGGACGAAGCTCCCGGCCCTGCGCTCTCCCCACCGCGACGACCCCGACCCGGCCGGAGCGCGCTGCCACGGCGAGTGCGGCCGCTTCGGCCACGGTGTGTACGACGCCTCGACCGACCCGGTCCGGATCCGCGAGCTGTTCGCCGCCGCACCCTGGGCCACCGGCTACGGCATCGCGTGCGGGCTGCCGCCGTACCAGCTGATCGGCATCGACCTGGACACCAAGTGCGGCACCGACTCCTCGACCGCGCTGCGCGAACTGGCCCTGCGCCACCTGTTCACGATTCCGGAGACGGTCGTCGTCCGCACGCCGAGCGGCGGGCGTCACCTGTGGCTCACCGGCCCGCCGGACGTCGTCGTACCGAACTCGGCCGGCCGGCTCGCCCCTGGGATCGACATCCGCGGCGCCGGCGGCTATCTCGTGGGCCCCGGCTCCCGCACCGAGCACGGCGAGTACACGACCGCCCCCGGCACCGCGCATCTGGCCCCCGCGCCCTGTCCGCCCTCCCTGCTGCGTCTGCTCGTGCCACCGCCCCGGCCCCCGCAGCCGGCCCCGTCGGCTCCGGGTGACCACGGCCGCGGCCTCGTCCAGTTCGTTCTCTCCGCACACGAGGGTCAGCGCAACACCCGGCTGTTCTGGGCGGCATGCCGCGCCTACGAGAACGGCATCGGCCCCGCCCTGGTCGATCCCCTGACCGAAGCGGCTCGGGGCACCGGCCTGTCGGAACACGAGGCCCGGGCGACGATCGCCTCGGCGGCACGGATGACAGGCCACCGGCCGTGACCACCGGAAACCCGGCCCGGCACGCGAAAGGGACGCCCCCTTCGGAGACGCCCCTTCCCAACATCCGCGGTGGGTGTGGGATTTGAACCCACGGTGACTCGCGCCACGACGGTTTTCAAGACCGTTCCCTTAGGCCGCTCGGGCAACCCACCTCACTCCCGTCCACCTGGGACGGAGCGGCTACAGCCTACCGGTCTCCGGCCTCGCGCGGGGTCCGTGGTCCACACGGGGTCCACTGGCTCCGGGCCGCCCAAGATCACCTCTCGGATCAACCGTGGCCCAAGGGCCGCGCCGACACCGCAGAAGCCTAATGCGGTGCTGGCCCCATCCGAGATCGCGGGTCTTCGCTGGTCCCCGTGTCTGTGATCACCTGCCGCGTTTTCATGGCGCAAGGGCATGAGCGGGCTCCTGCATCTTCTGATCCGTAGGATCGGGCGGGCTGTTGGACGGGGGCTCTGCCTTTCTCCCGGATGATCGCTGGTGGTCGTGATCAACGGTCTCTGCGTGCCGTCGTTGCCGTCAGGGTTGCCGTCAGCTCCGGACGGTGGCACCGCCTGACAACGACCGTATGTGAACTGGTGAAAGTGGCTGTGAGCGGCGAACTCGCTGCGTGCGCAGCACTTCAGGCACAGCCCGGCTGTCGGATCCCAGCTGATGCTTGACACAGGCACAGCCCGGCACAGCCCGGCCGCAAGTGACAACTTTCTCTATTGGTTCAAGGCGGCTCGCCCTGCTCGCCGCGCGCGGTACGGCCCCCGGCCGGGACTGTGCTCCTAATGGCGCCCCCGCTCCAGCCGATGATGTCCCGCCACGTGGCGTAATAGCGATCACCGCATAGCCCCTGGTCACGGGGCAGCCATCCGCACAACTCTCCGAGTAGAGAAGCTCGTTGAAGCGAGAAGTGACGCGATGGCCTTGCCCCGGCATGCCTTACTCCGCCTGATGGAGTCACTGCGTATGGCGGACGGAACGGGTTGATCAGGGTCCTGGTCCAGCGGACCCTGCAAGAACTCATCTAGGCCACGAGGCCGATTACAAGTAGTACCGCCGCAACAATCCCGAGTGGCGCCATCCCTCGATTCATGTTAAGAACGTGGTATTCGGCCATCTGAGTGAAAGGTGATGCTCGATGCATACTCGACGAGCCAGAACCTTCGCGGTTGGCGCCGTCTCTGCTCTGCTCGTTACCGGCGTTGCGGCCGTTTCCAGCATCCCGGCCTTCGCGGCTTCCGTATCGGGCCGTACCGTAGCAACTTCAACGAGTACCCAGTCCAAAGCGCGTCCTGACGATGTCTGCTACCGGTGGTACTACGACTCGGACGGTAATTACGTGTCCACGTCATGGAACTGCTGAACGGACACCCCATCCCCCTAGTTCCCGGCGAATCAGGACTGCCCAAGCCCGTTGGTTCGTGTGGGTGCGTTCCGGAGGTCGTCCTGGCGTGGAAGTCCCGTGCGGGCCTCCACGCCGGCGGCACCATCCCGCAACTTGCGACGTGTGTAGCGCATAAGTTGGGCGGTGGTCGACCGGAATCTCTACCTGCCCAAGTCCCAGACTGTCCGGTATGCGATATGCCGGAAGCGCTGGCCTCGCGCGGGCAGCGATGCAAGCCGACGCCCACCTGGTGCTCACCAAGGGCGGCTCACGCTGGCCTGGAATTCTGATGGCCACGGAGGAAAATCGCCGACCGCCCACTTGGGCGCCCCAACGGCCGTCGACACGTACGCGGCCGGGGTCCACCCGGGGGCCTCATCACGGGCGGCAACTTTTGCCGCGTCCTTCGGGCGCAAGACGGCGCGGCGACTGCCAGGGCCGGCAACTGCAGGGATTGACACTTATGCCCCACGCGACGACAATATTAGCAAACAGGGACGAATGCGAGGTAAGACTCCGCATACCGACCTGGGAGGGATCATGGTTCTCTGGGGAACGAGCCGTCGGGTTCAAGAACTCATGACAGTTAACATGAACTGTAAGAACTGCCAGAGAAGTACGATACACAGCCTTCGGTACGCACAGAAGAAATTTACCTTGTACTTCATTCCCCTAGCTCCGTTGAGCACTCAACACTATTTGCAATGTAATGTGTGTGGTGCTACAAGCGAGATCACCAAGGATCGCGCCACGGAGCTTCAGCAGCAGAAGGAAATGGACCAGAAGTCCGGTCCGTTGCCAGGTGATACTCCGCAATAGCAGGACGCCAGGACAAGATTGCAATGATTCCCCTCATTGTTCTGCACGCACTCAAAGCGCCGGCAGCCTCTGGCGCCAAGTGCGCGCTTAGCAAGCTGTTCGGGCTGGAAGCAGAGCAAGCCAAAACGCTGAACAGGATTGAGACTAAAATCGATGCCAGCCTGCAGAGTTCATACAATCAGGGCCTAATATACCTCCAAGACGCCATCAGCGAAACCGACAGCATGCCTCGTCAGCGCGATTACTTGGAGAAAGCAGAATCCCGACTTATCGAGGCGGTCGCGAATTTCGAAACCATTGATCCGATGCGCAGCGCCTGGGCGGCCATATACCTTACCATGATCTGCAAAATAAATGACAACTCAGCTGGCGCGGGGCGATGGGCCCTGCGGGCATATAGGGCCTCAGTGAGCGGTGTACAACAGCAGTGTGAACTGATTAACCGCAGTATCGATACCCAAATCGGCAAGAGGCTGAAGGTAACAGGAAAAGGTTCATCTGCGCTGACAGGGGTTGCTGCAGGTGCTTTTTGGCCCGTAGGTATACCAGCCTGGGTCAGCATAAACATATACCGAAAGCATCGCATTAGAGAAGGCCGTGCCACTCTTACCGAACTCGATCAGTTCAGTGATCAGCTGCAAGAAGCAGCGGTACTATTGACGGGTCAACGCGTTCCCGGATACTTTCTCGACTTTAACGACGGCACCGGTCGATTTACGTACACTAGACCCATTGTGGTGGATAGTGGACCTGCCCCCCTCGAATAACGGAGAGAACGTTGAGTCGCGCAGCGGAGAGTAGCCAGTCACCCAGGGGCATTCCGACCCCCGAAGGCGGGCAAATCGGGCCTAGTGTCTGGATGCCTGGAGTCGTTATGGCACGGCCAAGTCCTTACTGACTTCAACGACGTCGGGCGGTGGCGTACAAGAGCACCCCTGTCCAATCCGGCACGGCGACGGGGGACAGCGCCAGGACCAGCCCCTGATCGAACTCCTAAAGCGCGTATCGCAGGTTCGATCAGCCAAGATAGGGCCGCTCACGGTGCTCCAGGAAGTGACGGATTCGGAGCCGCTGTGTGTGATGCATCGGCAGTTGATCGATCTCCTCCGGCTGGACGAACCGCAGTTCCGTGGACTCGTCCGAGATCGCGAGTCGGCCGCCGACCACGCGGGCGGTGAAGCAGACGTTGAACTGTCTGCGAACCTCACCATCCGAATAGGCAATGATGTGGCGAGGGTCGGTGTACGTGCCCACGAGCCCAGTGATCTCTACGTCCAGACCCGTTTCCTCCTTCACCTCGCGGACGGCCGTTCCCGGGAGTGAGTCGGTCATCTCCAGGCCGCCACCAGGGAGCGCCCAAAGATCGTTGTCCCGGCGGCGCTGAAGGAGCACGCGCCCTTCGTCGTCGGTCACCACGGCGGACGCGGCGACCACCAAGCTGTTCGGCTCAGGTGCCGC
The genomic region above belongs to Streptomyces sp. CG1 and contains:
- a CDS encoding acyl-CoA dehydrogenase family protein, whose product is MHLAPTERQQRLRAELRAYFRDVLPDPGESAHAREPADPRALLRRIGADGWLGIGWPVEYGGQGRGADEQFVFFDEAHRAGAPVSMVTLNTVGPTLMRYGSEAQKAHFLPRILSGVAVFAIGYTEPSAGTDLASLRTRAVREGDGWRIDGQKIFTSGAQHADWIWLACRTAPEAPRHRGISVLLVPTDAPGFSWTPIETVGGQATTATYYDGVRVPAGNLVGAENEGWSLITGQLNHERVALAALGMQAEEFLTAALTAARTPDPVNLRRRIDEPWVRLRAAEAHARLAANRLLSWRLVADVGAGRLAPGEASGVKFAGTESTVATYRMCQEIAGEAGLVRAGSPGVFGDGELERLNRAAQINTFGGGVSEVQREIVATMRLGMRRGRR
- a CDS encoding bifunctional DNA primase/polymerase, producing the protein MATSDRQATTLALAHALSAAERGLAVIPLSRTKLPALRSPHRDDPDPAGARCHGECGRFGHGVYDASTDPVRIRELFAAAPWATGYGIACGLPPYQLIGIDLDTKCGTDSSTALRELALRHLFTIPETVVVRTPSGGRHLWLTGPPDVVVPNSAGRLAPGIDIRGAGGYLVGPGSRTEHGEYTTAPGTAHLAPAPCPPSLLRLLVPPPRPPQPAPSAPGDHGRGLVQFVLSAHEGQRNTRLFWAACRAYENGIGPALVDPLTEAARGTGLSEHEARATIASAARMTGHRP
- a CDS encoding zinc-ribbon domain-containing protein, translated to MNCKNCQRSTIHSLRYAQKKFTLYFIPLAPLSTQHYLQCNVCGATSEITKDRATELQQQKEMDQKSGPLPGDTPQ
- a CDS encoding NUDIX domain-containing protein; translated protein: MARTEYYDDPAAPEPNSLVVAASAVVTDDEGRVLLQRRRDNDLWALPGGGLEMTDSLPGTAVREVKEETGLDVEITGLVGTYTDPRHIIAYSDGEVRRQFNVCFTARVVGGRLAISDESTELRFVQPEEIDQLPMHHTQRLRIRHFLEHRERPYLG